A region from the Actinomycetes bacterium genome encodes:
- a CDS encoding Clp protease N-terminal domain-containing protein → MFERFTDRARRVVVLAQEEARLLNHNYIGTEHILLGLIHEGEGVAAKALES, encoded by the coding sequence ATGTTTGAGCGCTTCACCGACCGGGCGAGACGCGTGGTCGTGCTCGCCCAGGAGGAGGCTCGACTCCTCAACCACAACTACATCGGCACCGAGCACATCCTGCTCGGGTTGATCCACGAGGGCGAAGGCGTCGCCGCCAAGGCGCTCGAGTCG